The following coding sequences are from one Methanosarcina sp. WWM596 window:
- a CDS encoding peptidylprolyl isomerase, whose protein sequence is MAVWKGKKVVLHTTMGDITLELFEDMPITAGNFAKLVEKGFYDGVIFHRIIDKFMIQGGDPTGTGMGGPGYEIPDEFTKHNRNDKGTISMANAGPNTGGSQFFINLVNNTHLDKNHPVFGKVVEGMEVVEAMGKVKTDRQDRPKTEIKITKAELV, encoded by the coding sequence ATGGCTGTATGGAAGGGTAAGAAAGTGGTTTTGCACACCACTATGGGTGACATCACTCTTGAACTGTTTGAAGACATGCCGATTACGGCAGGAAACTTTGCAAAACTTGTGGAAAAGGGCTTCTATGACGGCGTGATTTTCCACAGGATAATTGACAAATTCATGATCCAGGGCGGAGACCCGACAGGAACGGGCATGGGAGGACCCGGTTATGAGATCCCGGATGAATTCACGAAACACAACCGGAACGACAAGGGCACGATTTCAATGGCAAATGCAGGCCCGAACACAGGTGGGAGTCAGTTCTTTATTAACCTTGTAAATAACACTCACCTTGATAAAAACCACCCTGTTTTCGGAAAGGTCGTAGAAGGTATGGAAGTTGTCGAAGCCATGGGGAAGGTAAAGACCGATCGCCAGGACCGCCCGAAAACTGAAATAAAAATCACAAAGGCTGAGCTGGTCTGA
- a CDS encoding threonine--tRNA ligase, producing MQLLLIHSDYIEYQTKKQTPVAEKIEDSLKSGRLEEALAAFTAVESVDEANPEEAIEKAVSEIKKVAAQVKTDRIMLYPYAHLSSDLSSPKVAVAVLKGIEKALSGKYEVKRAPFGWYKSFTVSCKGHPLSELSRSIRPEGTAKAVCKTVAVEEKEEVVSEALKAEGTARSYWRILTPDGELHEVEGFDLAPYPKLQKFMNYEISKSRAVERAPPHVELMRRLELADYEPGSDSGNMRYYPKGRLIKSLLENYVLDVATDFGAMEVETPLMYDMNHPTLKKYLDRFPARQYSIESDKRQMFLRFAACFGQFLMNHDMTISYKNLPLRMIEMTRYSFRKEQRGELVGLRRLRAFTMPDMHTLCEDMGQAVNQFKQQYDLCIDVLENMGIHVDDYEVAIRFTKDFYESNKDLVVSMAKTVDKPVLVEMWDTRFFYFVLKFEFNFVDALAKASALSTVQIDVENAERYDISYVSADGKLERPTVLHCSPSGAIERCIYALLEKAAMETEEGKVPILPLWLSPTQVRIVPISEKHLTFAEEISKKLDCRVDIDDRDLSIGKKVREAGREWVPYVVVIGDKEIEEGTLNVTVRAESQQNKPKKVQMTPEELNSCIKEETAGKPYRKLPLAKYLSARPKFF from the coding sequence ATGCAGTTATTGCTCATTCACTCTGATTATATTGAATACCAAACCAAAAAACAAACTCCAGTTGCTGAAAAAATAGAAGATTCCTTAAAGTCAGGCAGACTTGAGGAAGCTCTCGCTGCTTTTACGGCTGTGGAAAGCGTGGATGAAGCCAATCCGGAAGAAGCCATAGAAAAAGCTGTTTCTGAAATAAAAAAGGTGGCAGCCCAGGTAAAAACCGACCGTATAATGCTTTATCCATATGCCCACCTGAGCTCTGACCTTTCTTCCCCGAAAGTTGCAGTAGCGGTCTTAAAAGGAATTGAAAAAGCCCTCTCAGGAAAATATGAGGTAAAAAGGGCTCCTTTTGGATGGTACAAATCCTTTACTGTAAGCTGTAAGGGGCATCCTCTCTCCGAACTTTCCAGGAGCATCCGTCCCGAGGGAACAGCAAAGGCAGTATGCAAAACCGTAGCAGTCGAGGAAAAAGAAGAGGTAGTTTCCGAGGCTCTGAAGGCTGAGGGTACTGCAAGGTCTTACTGGCGCATCCTTACTCCGGACGGTGAGCTCCATGAAGTCGAGGGCTTTGACCTTGCTCCTTACCCGAAACTTCAGAAGTTTATGAATTATGAAATTTCCAAAAGCAGGGCAGTTGAGCGTGCTCCCCCCCATGTTGAACTAATGCGGAGACTTGAGCTTGCAGACTACGAGCCAGGGTCAGACTCGGGAAACATGCGCTATTACCCCAAGGGAAGGCTTATCAAGTCCCTCCTGGAAAACTATGTGCTTGATGTCGCAACCGATTTCGGGGCGATGGAAGTCGAAACTCCTCTGATGTATGACATGAACCACCCGACTCTTAAGAAATACCTGGACAGGTTCCCTGCAAGGCAGTATTCCATCGAGTCGGACAAGCGGCAAATGTTCCTGCGCTTTGCAGCCTGTTTCGGGCAGTTCCTTATGAACCACGACATGACGATCTCCTACAAAAACCTGCCTTTAAGGATGATCGAAATGACCCGCTACAGTTTCAGAAAAGAACAGCGCGGGGAACTTGTGGGCTTAAGAAGACTTCGGGCTTTTACCATGCCGGATATGCACACCCTTTGTGAGGACATGGGACAGGCTGTAAACCAGTTCAAGCAACAGTATGACCTCTGTATCGACGTGCTTGAAAATATGGGAATTCATGTTGACGATTACGAGGTTGCCATCCGCTTCACAAAGGATTTCTATGAGTCTAATAAAGACCTGGTAGTAAGCATGGCAAAGACCGTCGACAAGCCCGTGCTTGTGGAAATGTGGGATACCCGTTTCTTCTACTTCGTGCTCAAGTTCGAATTTAACTTCGTAGATGCCCTTGCTAAGGCAAGCGCCCTTTCCACTGTCCAGATCGATGTGGAAAATGCTGAAAGGTACGATATCTCTTATGTGAGCGCTGACGGTAAACTGGAAAGGCCGACCGTTCTCCACTGCTCTCCTAGCGGGGCAATCGAACGCTGTATCTATGCTCTCCTTGAAAAAGCTGCAATGGAAACCGAAGAAGGGAAAGTCCCGATACTACCTTTATGGCTTTCTCCCACTCAGGTAAGGATTGTGCCGATTTCCGAGAAACACCTCACTTTTGCCGAAGAGATTTCAAAGAAACTGGACTGCAGGGTTGATATTGATGACCGCGACCTGTCCATAGGAAAGAAGGTAAGGGAAGCGGGCAGGGAATGGGTGCCGTATGTTGTGGTTATTGGAGATAAGGAAATAGAGGAAGGCACGCTTAACGTAACCGTCCGGGCAGAGTCCCAACAGAATAAGCCTAAAAAAGTTCAGATGACCCCGGAAGAACTTAATTCCTGCATAAAAGAAGAAACTGCTGGCAAGCCTTACAGGAAACTGCCTCTTGCAAAGTATCTTTCTGCAAGACCAAAGTTCTTCTAA
- a CDS encoding NosD domain-containing protein: MGLLYRKNNFQFLTIACLIFLLSSGTAASTPIGLVPPSPPAFSTLYVDAGGSGNYTTIQAAVDNASSGDTIIVYPGTYTEVVDVNVANLTIRSLSGNPDDTIVRTFSPSHNFKVIANNVTISGFNITGEGYYTGVFITRVSGVNIINNKFSGNDCAIQMESSSGCNLINNTVSGSTSYGFHLSSSINCLLANNTISNTEYQGIYLSNSGSCILTGNTVSDTGYDGIYLNNSGSCVLTGNTISNTEDGIDLYSCSGCNLSGNTVSDAYDYGIYLYYSGSCNLTDNTVSNSYYGISLGYSDECVLRNNTASSGIYGISLWDIQNCTFTGNNMSGNWYNFDLDIYEIYDFDNATGNIIDTSNLVDGKAVYYLEGEPNPSIGSDAGVIYCINCGNAEIKDLVLQNNSYAVFLYNTSSEMQNNTINNTFFGVTVLSSQDVRLSDNRIENSWAGIVFEEDMNITLTENTVQNSIYGIVTFDSENCSLTGNSVQNASEEYSYYSSVNSKLVRSEENTLSRENTLSRENTLSRENTLIRENILVNTDLVQSQEAYGFGIYSIYCQDIRLENNVVDQAGLTGIFIEDCQNIGLVRNSVRDIGYMGIYAEDSSNVEFLDNTVQNVTGEYALLRAGNSPLVSGSLEPTGYGIGLDSLEDLRLEGNTVEDSYQVWGIYLYEPLNATLESNTLESCKIGLVSYDGDNCSISDCSVTNCSSGGILIQNLQEGTGAEYTVTGCTVDESEIGLLLTGESILAGNTLSGNSYGIVLYDVNNSLIYDNTVVENSLAGLALDLDQTEIMSRIGLVGDTEGPESGNNTIYNNYFNNVNNTLIYSEANNTWNISKTSGESIVGGLYLGGNYWANPNGTGFSENCTDADKDGIADSSYEFVNGTFDYLPLTIIPSTTTRHKSSANYIPSSEGSTGVTGIDSSQKRVVAGSETTFIFNNPVSGVLGLSFTSQQYSGNVIIRIEVLGDGSSGEKPDGEVYQWMNILVGNERFESGNNINGADINFRVSKSWVEENNIDVSTITMDRFHDEEWNSLLTEMTYEDKEYYYFKAATPGFSLYAITGDKLGAIVITPAEEEETRTVTGKEQTGDVEKSTPGFESSFAFFGILALVFFAKKRILK; this comes from the coding sequence ATGGGATTACTGTATAGAAAAAATAATTTTCAATTTTTAACAATTGCATGTTTAATCTTTCTTCTTTCCAGTGGAACAGCAGCTTCTACACCCATTGGACTGGTTCCACCTTCTCCACCTGCATTTTCAACCCTATACGTAGATGCTGGGGGCAGCGGTAATTATACAACCATCCAGGCTGCGGTAGACAATGCAAGCTCCGGAGATACGATCATTGTCTATCCGGGAACGTATACAGAGGTTGTAGATGTTAATGTAGCAAACCTCACCATTCGTTCCCTTTCCGGAAATCCCGACGATACGATTGTAAGAACGTTTTCCCCTAGCCACAATTTCAAAGTAATTGCCAATAACGTAACCATCAGTGGATTCAACATTACCGGGGAAGGATACTATACGGGAGTTTTCATAACCAGGGTTTCAGGGGTTAATATAATCAATAACAAGTTTTCGGGGAACGACTGCGCTATTCAGATGGAGAGTTCCAGCGGCTGCAACCTGATCAACAATACGGTTTCCGGTTCTACCAGTTACGGCTTCCATCTCAGCTCTTCCATCAACTGTCTTCTTGCCAACAACACAATTTCAAATACTGAGTATCAAGGCATCTATCTGTCTAATTCCGGCAGTTGCATCCTGACCGGTAATACAGTCTCGGATACTGGTTATGATGGCATTTACCTGAATAATTCCGGAAGCTGTGTCCTGACCGGTAACACAATCTCAAACACTGAAGATGGCATCGATCTGTACTCTTGCAGCGGCTGTAATCTTTCCGGCAACACAGTCTCAGATGCTTATGATTATGGCATTTATCTGTATTATTCCGGCAGCTGTAATCTTACCGACAATACAGTTTCAAACTCATATTACGGCATCAGCCTGGGTTATTCCGATGAATGTGTCCTGAGAAACAACACTGCAAGTTCGGGAATATATGGAATTAGCCTCTGGGATATCCAGAACTGTACATTTACAGGCAATAACATGTCTGGAAACTGGTACAATTTTGATCTCGATATCTACGAGATCTATGACTTTGATAACGCAACCGGGAATATAATTGATACCAGCAATCTTGTAGACGGAAAAGCGGTTTATTACCTTGAAGGGGAGCCAAATCCTTCAATTGGAAGTGATGCAGGGGTTATCTACTGCATAAACTGTGGAAATGCCGAAATTAAGGACCTTGTGCTACAGAACAACTCATATGCGGTTTTTCTGTATAATACGAGTTCGGAAATGCAAAACAACACTATAAACAACACTTTCTTTGGAGTCACAGTTTTATCTTCTCAGGACGTCAGGCTCTCGGACAACAGGATTGAAAACTCATGGGCTGGGATTGTGTTTGAAGAGGATATGAATATCACTCTTACTGAGAATACAGTTCAGAACTCTATATATGGGATTGTCACCTTTGATTCCGAGAACTGTTCACTTACGGGCAATTCTGTTCAGAATGCCTCAGAAGAGTACTCATACTATAGCTCTGTAAATTCAAAGCTTGTAAGAAGCGAGGAAAATACCCTCTCAAGGGAAAACACCCTCTCAAGGGAAAACACCCTCTCAAGGGAAAACACCCTCATAAGAGAAAATATCCTTGTAAACACGGACCTTGTGCAGTCCCAGGAAGCCTATGGCTTTGGGATCTATTCTATATATTGCCAGGATATCAGGCTCGAAAACAATGTCGTTGACCAGGCAGGCCTCACAGGAATTTTTATTGAGGATTGCCAGAATATCGGGCTTGTGAGAAACTCGGTACGGGATATCGGGTATATGGGAATTTATGCGGAAGATTCTTCCAATGTAGAATTTCTGGACAATACGGTTCAGAATGTAACAGGTGAGTATGCACTGCTTAGAGCTGGGAATTCTCCCCTTGTCAGCGGAAGTCTGGAACCCACAGGATATGGAATCGGTTTAGATTCTTTAGAGGATCTCAGGCTTGAGGGCAACACTGTTGAGGACTCTTATCAGGTCTGGGGCATTTATCTCTATGAACCTTTGAACGCAACCCTTGAAAGCAATACTCTTGAAAGCTGTAAGATTGGACTAGTATCCTACGATGGTGACAATTGCAGCATAAGTGACTGCTCCGTAACTAACTGTAGTTCCGGAGGAATCCTGATTCAAAATCTCCAGGAAGGCACAGGGGCTGAATATACAGTGACAGGATGCACGGTAGATGAAAGTGAAATCGGGCTTCTGTTAACAGGAGAAAGCATCCTTGCCGGGAATACTTTGTCCGGCAATTCTTACGGAATCGTGCTCTATGATGTAAATAACAGCCTTATCTACGACAACACCGTGGTCGAGAACAGCCTGGCAGGACTTGCCCTTGATCTGGACCAGACTGAAATTATGTCCCGCATCGGGCTTGTAGGGGATACTGAAGGTCCGGAAAGTGGAAATAACACGATTTACAACAACTATTTCAACAACGTAAACAACACCCTCATTTACAGCGAGGCTAACAACACCTGGAACATCAGCAAAACTTCAGGGGAAAGTATAGTCGGAGGTCTGTATCTTGGAGGCAACTACTGGGCAAATCCCAACGGGACAGGCTTTTCTGAAAACTGTACGGATGCTGACAAGGACGGAATTGCAGACTCCTCCTATGAATTCGTAAACGGGACCTTTGACTATCTGCCCCTTACGATTATTCCCTCTACGACAACAAGGCACAAAAGCTCTGCTAATTACATTCCTTCGAGTGAAGGAAGCACAGGTGTTACAGGCATTGACAGCTCACAGAAAAGAGTTGTTGCTGGGTCCGAAACCACCTTTATCTTTAATAATCCTGTTTCCGGCGTACTGGGCCTGAGTTTCACTTCACAGCAGTATTCTGGAAATGTCATCATAAGGATTGAGGTTCTTGGAGACGGAAGTTCCGGAGAAAAACCCGACGGAGAAGTCTACCAGTGGATGAACATCCTGGTCGGAAACGAACGATTCGAAAGTGGAAACAACATCAATGGAGCGGATATTAACTTCAGGGTATCCAAAAGCTGGGTAGAAGAAAACAATATTGATGTCTCTACCATAACAATGGACAGGTTCCACGATGAAGAATGGAATTCGCTTCTCACAGAAATGACATATGAAGACAAAGAATACTACTATTTCAAGGCAGCAACTCCGGGCTTCTCCCTTTATGCGATTACAGGAGACAAACTCGGGGCTATAGTGATCACTCCGGCTGAAGAGGAAGAAACCAGGACAGTCACCGGCAAAGAGCAAACAGGTGACGTTGAAAAGAGCACACCTGGGTTCGAGAGTTCCTTTGCGTTTTTCGGAATCCTTGCTTTGGTATTCTTTGCAAAGAAAAGAATCCTGAAATAA
- a CDS encoding DEAD/DEAH box helicase, with protein MTISNEASAGMETVELEPLREDKKKIFKDILEYFETHQRGYIKVPTGWGKTFLSKHIMKKYYEEGKLVLFLISKNNPLLSQTYYDRKKNRPLFPNSALLSSKHKVSRKEIAEALKKSGQEKGEGFVLFASLQTVLGKQASEIKELLLEYTDLAIVDEIHNFINNRGNDFLNEFGERTRILGMTATPFQGVVGNVKFVDEIAGDMREVYAKTLPECILDEELAPLKYTIAESSEDIFEIFDFEKGLDELDKQDLYLDCSTVDKLKKVIRRTQLAKDVYDSMVKQRYAKTLVFCAPVRKRVYGAGADGKEINAFHAKLTASVFNGEISIPELEKDSDPVLPLDFKNYTPEGEFTYAAFITSELPKEEQNALLAAFREAGKPPYVLCTVGMLIEGFDFPGLETLILLRPTLSMRLFEQQVGRVTRLSPVSGKYRGNIFEIADSIGSLYQHFGEGVFNGEKVDQVQMLQPEIRLEELFSEGDAARAIEEGKIEICKVDFRNFRKGKGKRKGIQAKEVPVRLPPTALRAKYFSRLLAITEEKDIGAFEREKRELMRGALRFRVRELRDAEEIANLSDQINRLKREAYEDRRLGDVSRQHKPKVFGEVEWLLKLQALNSLKYDGARISMPEKNKILRTLGFEPDLRKIDSYRLKCLKIGSAQKTIPDLVKVLGFVSRLSSSETYQFLDKKKKEQWKREFLPAVYWGFCFIDDSPEIRELFESTEWDRRVKNIIRQK; from the coding sequence ATGACAATTTCAAATGAAGCCTCAGCTGGCATGGAAACAGTCGAGCTCGAGCCCTTGAGGGAAGATAAGAAGAAAATCTTTAAGGATATTCTGGAATATTTTGAAACCCATCAGAGAGGCTATATCAAAGTTCCTACTGGTTGGGGAAAGACTTTTCTTTCAAAACATATAATGAAAAAATATTACGAGGAAGGAAAACTTGTACTTTTCCTTATTTCTAAAAATAACCCTCTCCTGAGCCAGACTTACTACGATAGGAAAAAAAACAGGCCCCTCTTTCCCAATAGTGCGCTCCTCTCTTCCAAACATAAGGTATCTAGAAAAGAGATTGCAGAAGCCCTTAAAAAATCCGGGCAGGAAAAAGGTGAAGGCTTTGTGCTCTTTGCTTCTCTGCAAACAGTACTCGGAAAACAGGCATCCGAAATCAAAGAACTGCTTCTCGAGTATACCGACCTTGCAATCGTGGATGAGATCCACAACTTCATCAATAACAGGGGAAACGATTTTCTCAATGAGTTCGGAGAACGGACCAGAATCCTGGGGATGACTGCAACTCCTTTTCAGGGTGTGGTCGGAAATGTTAAATTCGTGGACGAAATTGCCGGGGATATGAGGGAGGTCTATGCAAAGACTCTTCCAGAATGTATTCTTGACGAAGAACTTGCACCCCTTAAGTATACGATTGCTGAAAGTTCGGAAGATATATTTGAGATCTTTGACTTTGAAAAAGGGCTGGATGAACTTGATAAACAGGACCTTTACCTTGACTGCAGCACTGTTGATAAATTGAAAAAAGTTATCCGTAGAACTCAGCTCGCAAAAGATGTATATGATTCTATGGTAAAGCAGAGATATGCAAAAACCCTTGTATTCTGCGCCCCTGTCCGGAAGCGGGTCTATGGAGCCGGAGCAGACGGAAAGGAAATCAACGCGTTCCATGCAAAACTCACCGCCTCGGTTTTCAACGGGGAAATATCTATCCCAGAGCTGGAAAAGGACTCTGATCCCGTCTTACCTCTTGATTTTAAGAATTATACTCCTGAAGGGGAATTCACATATGCCGCTTTTATAACCTCTGAGCTGCCTAAGGAAGAACAGAATGCTCTTCTTGCAGCTTTCAGGGAAGCAGGAAAGCCTCCCTATGTCCTTTGCACGGTCGGCATGCTGATCGAAGGTTTTGATTTCCCGGGACTTGAAACCCTTATCCTTCTGCGGCCAACCCTTAGTATGCGGCTCTTTGAACAGCAGGTAGGAAGGGTTACAAGGCTTTCACCTGTTTCCGGGAAGTATAGGGGAAACATCTTTGAGATTGCGGACAGCATCGGTTCCCTCTATCAGCATTTCGGAGAAGGGGTTTTCAACGGGGAAAAGGTTGACCAGGTCCAGATGCTCCAGCCTGAAATCCGTCTTGAAGAGCTGTTCTCCGAAGGAGATGCGGCCCGGGCAATTGAGGAAGGAAAAATCGAAATCTGCAAGGTAGACTTCAGAAACTTCAGGAAAGGCAAGGGAAAAAGAAAGGGCATACAGGCAAAAGAGGTCCCTGTAAGGCTTCCTCCAACTGCTCTTCGGGCAAAATATTTCTCACGCCTTCTTGCCATCACCGAGGAAAAAGATATCGGAGCCTTTGAACGGGAAAAGCGGGAACTTATGCGGGGAGCCTTGAGGTTCAGGGTTAGGGAACTTAGAGACGCAGAAGAGATCGCGAACCTTTCCGACCAGATAAACAGGCTCAAGAGGGAAGCCTACGAAGACCGCAGGTTAGGGGATGTTTCAAGGCAGCACAAGCCCAAGGTCTTCGGGGAGGTTGAATGGCTCCTTAAACTTCAGGCCTTAAATTCCCTGAAGTATGACGGTGCACGCATTTCGATGCCTGAGAAAAATAAAATTTTAAGGACCCTGGGATTTGAGCCCGATTTAAGGAAGATAGACAGCTACAGACTTAAATGTCTGAAAATAGGTTCTGCCCAGAAAACTATTCCCGACCTTGTCAAGGTTCTTGGGTTCGTAAGCCGCCTCTCATCTTCTGAAACCTACCAGTTCCTTGATAAAAAGAAAAAAGAACAGTGGAAAAGGGAGTTTTTGCCTGCAGTCTACTGGGGTTTCTGCTTTATTGATGATTCTCCAGAAATCAGGGAGCTTTTCGAGTCCACGGAATGGGACCGGCGGGTCAAGAATATTATCCGGCAAAAATAA
- a CDS encoding NUDIX domain-containing protein: MSTYSNGILLFRFRNEILEIMLVHPGGPIWAKKDYGVWSIPKGLPEEHETPLDTAKREFKEETGFEVDGEFIDLGELNQPNRKIVHVWALEKDLDITGVVSNTFTLEWPKNSGKVHEYPEVDKAGWFDIELAKKKIRKGQIGFLDRLMDVINYSPKEEHSDKRKRYRQTTLF, encoded by the coding sequence GTGAGTACTTATAGCAATGGCATTCTCTTATTCAGGTTCAGGAATGAGATACTCGAAATAATGCTGGTTCATCCGGGTGGGCCAATCTGGGCAAAAAAAGACTATGGAGTGTGGTCAATACCTAAAGGGCTACCCGAAGAGCATGAAACTCCTCTGGACACAGCAAAAAGAGAATTTAAAGAAGAAACAGGGTTTGAGGTTGACGGCGAGTTTATTGATCTGGGAGAGTTAAATCAACCTAACAGAAAAATAGTGCATGTATGGGCTCTTGAAAAAGACCTGGATATAACAGGTGTTGTAAGTAATACATTTACGCTTGAGTGGCCAAAAAACTCCGGAAAAGTACATGAGTATCCCGAGGTCGACAAAGCAGGCTGGTTTGATATTGAGCTAGCTAAGAAAAAAATACGAAAAGGACAGATCGGCTTTCTTGATAGACTCATGGATGTTATAAATTACTCCCCGAAGGAAGAGCACTCAGACAAAAGAAAAAGATACAGACAAACTACACTATTTTAA
- a CDS encoding transposase, with the protein MTYKAKLTGKKVIRIDETYTSKECCVCGKRHDMPLWERITKCDCGNVIDRDRNSAINIIKRFLSQNALWTGYQKFSDNL; encoded by the coding sequence TTGACCTACAAAGCAAAGCTTACAGGTAAAAAAGTAATAAGAATTGATGAAACTTATACATCAAAGGAGTGCTGTGTCTGTGGAAAAAGACACGACATGCCTCTTTGGGAAAGAATTACGAAATGTGATTGCGGAAACGTTATTGATAGAGATAGAAATAGTGCTATCAACATCATTAAGCGATTCTTATCACAGAATGCTTTGTGGACAGGCTATCAGAAATTTTCTGATAATCTTTGA
- a CDS encoding nitroreductase family protein — translation MTHLIVDKNRCTRCGICVKVCLSGIIDSVDEVHLPQVKDENILRCLYCGHCEAFCPSEALVLNLRPDEKVPLPADTGNISSEDIAFYLKKRRSIRHFTREPVPKEKILEVLDIAHYAASGTNGQPVQWLVVHDPEKVRKIAGLTIEWMKSLVNTPHPMSDYVPALISAWDQGYDIICRDAPHLLFAHIPEDNPIASVDATIALTHFDLAAPAFGIGTCWAGFVAAAAMFYEPLQKELDLPAGRKSAYAMMFGNPQYKVYGIPRRKPLEVTWK, via the coding sequence ATGACCCACCTTATTGTTGATAAGAATCGCTGCACACGGTGCGGCATTTGCGTAAAGGTATGCCTTTCAGGTATTATCGATTCAGTTGATGAGGTTCATCTTCCGCAAGTGAAAGACGAAAACATTTTACGCTGCCTCTATTGCGGGCACTGCGAAGCTTTCTGCCCGTCTGAGGCTCTCGTCCTGAACCTTCGCCCTGATGAGAAAGTTCCCCTGCCTGCAGATACTGGCAACATCTCTTCTGAGGACATAGCGTTCTATCTCAAGAAACGCAGGTCTATTCGGCATTTTACCAGAGAGCCTGTGCCAAAGGAGAAAATCCTCGAAGTCCTCGATATTGCCCACTACGCCGCATCCGGAACCAACGGTCAGCCAGTGCAGTGGCTCGTTGTCCATGATCCGGAGAAAGTAAGAAAGATTGCCGGGCTCACCATCGAATGGATGAAGAGTCTGGTGAACACCCCCCACCCGATGAGCGACTACGTACCTGCGCTTATTTCGGCATGGGATCAGGGATACGACATCATTTGCCGGGACGCTCCGCACCTGCTTTTCGCCCATATCCCTGAAGATAACCCAATTGCATCTGTTGATGCCACAATCGCCCTCACCCATTTTGATCTCGCTGCACCGGCATTCGGTATTGGTACCTGCTGGGCTGGCTTTGTTGCGGCTGCTGCCATGTTCTACGAACCTCTTCAGAAGGAACTCGACCTGCCTGCTGGCAGAAAATCTGCCTATGCAATGATGTTTGGCAACCCGCAGTACAAAGTTTATGGAATCCCTCGCAGGAAGCCCCTTGAAGTAACATGGAAGTAA